A part of Planctomycetota bacterium genomic DNA contains:
- a CDS encoding DUF59 domain-containing protein, with amino-acid sequence MRIYSSEPTPPQPPEGDPPADLRERIVYELKRIFDPEIPISIYELGLIYKIDIDEPTGAVKIDMTLTTPNCPEAQVLPGEVRRGVMTIPQVKSCDVQIVWDPPWNKDLMSDAAKLHLGLM; translated from the coding sequence ATGCGTATCTACTCCTCCGAACCGACCCCGCCCCAGCCGCCCGAAGGCGATCCCCCCGCTGATCTGCGCGAGCGCATCGTTTACGAGCTGAAGCGTATCTTCGATCCCGAGATTCCCATCAGCATTTACGAACTGGGGCTGATCTATAAGATCGACATCGACGAGCCGACCGGCGCGGTGAAGATCGATATGACGCTCACGACGCCCAATTGTCCCGAAGCGCAGGTGCTGCCCGGCGAGGTGCGCCGCGGCGTCATGACGATTCCGCAGGTCAAAAGCTGCGATGTGCAGATCGTGTGGGACCCGCCTTGGAACAAGGACCTGATGAGCGATGCGGCGAAACTGCACCTGGGGCTGATGTAG
- the sufD gene encoding Fe-S cluster assembly protein SufD gives MPQVMEQTDSFAADFQRVAARAAAGPWAFFSDRRRRAFARFAEMGFPTTKMEEWRFTNVQPIAKTAFQLAENTGSEVTADTLASLAFGGVSSARIVFVDGRYRPDLSILRSLPKGVAVTGLAAALTGEHADLVREHLGRYADESADAFTALNTAFVEDGAFIHIGRNLKIDAPIHMLFFATDADRPLASHPRNLIIAEHGSHATVIENYVSHSQNVYFSNAVTEACVGPNAELHHYLLERESEASFNIATLRADQDRDSRFESHSVLLGGAIARNNIHLELVGENAYAMINGLYLPHRDQHMDNHMRVVHAAPNCGSRQFYRGILDDHAKAVFSGRIVVNEGAQKTDAVQHNSNLLLSNDAQIDTKPQLEIYADDVKCTHGATTGQIDEDALFYLQARGLSEEAARGMLIYAFAHESIDRMDIEAIRRPLEKLLVTRLPQMSLMDNLL, from the coding sequence ATGCCTCAAGTCATGGAACAGACCGATTCCTTCGCCGCCGACTTTCAACGCGTCGCCGCCCGCGCCGCCGCCGGGCCGTGGGCCTTCTTCAGTGATCGCCGCCGCCGCGCCTTCGCCCGTTTTGCCGAGATGGGATTCCCCACGACGAAAATGGAGGAATGGCGTTTCACCAATGTGCAGCCCATTGCCAAAACCGCCTTCCAACTCGCCGAAAACACCGGCTCCGAAGTGACGGCCGACACCCTCGCCAGTCTCGCCTTCGGCGGCGTGAGCAGCGCCCGCATCGTCTTCGTCGACGGCCGCTACCGCCCCGACCTGTCCATCCTCCGCTCACTCCCCAAAGGCGTCGCCGTCACCGGCCTCGCCGCCGCGCTGACCGGCGAACACGCCGATCTGGTCCGCGAGCACCTCGGCCGCTACGCCGACGAAAGCGCCGATGCCTTCACCGCCCTCAACACCGCCTTCGTTGAAGACGGCGCGTTCATCCACATCGGCCGAAATCTCAAAATCGATGCGCCGATTCACATGCTCTTTTTCGCCACCGACGCCGATCGCCCCCTCGCGTCGCACCCGCGCAATCTGATCATCGCCGAGCACGGGTCGCACGCCACCGTGATTGAAAACTATGTCAGTCACTCGCAAAATGTCTACTTTTCCAACGCCGTGACCGAGGCCTGCGTCGGCCCCAACGCCGAACTGCACCACTACCTGCTCGAACGCGAGAGCGAAGCGTCCTTCAACATCGCCACCCTCCGCGCCGATCAGGACCGTGACAGCCGCTTCGAGTCCCACTCCGTCCTCCTCGGCGGCGCGATCGCCCGCAACAACATACACCTCGAACTCGTCGGCGAAAACGCCTACGCCATGATCAACGGCCTCTACCTGCCGCACCGTGACCAGCACATGGACAACCACATGCGCGTCGTCCATGCCGCCCCCAACTGCGGATCGCGCCAGTTCTACCGCGGCATTCTCGACGATCACGCCAAAGCCGTCTTCAGCGGCCGCATCGTCGTCAACGAAGGCGCTCAGAAGACCGATGCCGTGCAGCATAATTCGAATCTGCTTCTTAGTAATGACGCTCAGATCGACACCAAGCCGCAACTTGAAATCTACGCCGACGATGTCAAATGCACGCACGGCGCGACGACTGGCCAGATCGATGAAGACGCCCTCTTCTACCTTCAGGCCCGCGGCCTGAGCGAAGAAGCCGCCCGCGGCATGCTCATCTATGCCTTCGCGCACGAAAGCATCGACCGCATGGACATCGAAGCCATCCGCCGTCCGCTCGAAAAGCTCCTTGTCACGCGCCTGCCGCAGATGAGTCTGATGGACAATCTGCTCTAA
- a CDS encoding cysteine desulfuration protein SufE, with protein MTEQAAITIDELTENFEFLGDWEQRFTYLLDLGKKLPPMKPEDCNEDTRVHGCQATVFLKEHVTPASNGSPAIIEFDAQADAFLVSGLIAILRIIYNGRTPQQILDTDITGILTKLDLEEHLSPTRRNGLHAMVKRIRALAAAYQ; from the coding sequence ATGACCGAACAGGCCGCCATCACGATCGACGAACTCACCGAAAACTTCGAGTTCCTCGGCGACTGGGAGCAGCGGTTCACGTATCTGCTCGACCTGGGCAAGAAACTGCCGCCGATGAAGCCCGAAGACTGCAATGAGGACACGCGCGTGCACGGGTGTCAGGCCACCGTGTTCCTCAAGGAGCATGTGACGCCCGCATCGAACGGCTCTCCCGCCATCATCGAGTTTGATGCACAGGCCGACGCTTTTCTCGTCAGCGGGCTCATTGCCATCCTTCGCATTATCTACAACGGCCGCACGCCGCAGCAGATTCTCGACACCGACATCACGGGCATCCTGACCAAGCTCGATCTGGAAGAACATCTGAGCCCGACGCGCCGCAACGGATTGCACGCCATGGTCAAGCGCATCCGCGCCCTCGCCGCCGCGTATCAGTGA
- the sufS gene encoding SufS family cysteine desulfurase, whose translation MNPTVTHPDTSFDVPRVRADFPILATKVHGKPLVYLDNAATSQKPQCVIDAIDDYYRSTNANIHRGVHYLAEKATEAYEGARAKMARFLGADHAHEIIFTRGTTESINLVAQSFGRSTLKPGDEVLITWLEHHSNIVPWQMVCEQTGATLMVVPINDRGELDMNAFESLLTERTKIVAVNHISNALGTINPIKRIIDRAHQAGAVVLIDGAQAAPHLKIDVRALGCDFYALSGHKMYGPTGIGILWGREALLEKMPPYQGGGDMIASVTFQKTVYNNLPYKFEAGTPHICGGIALGVAADYLAAIDYTAMNAHEHALTEYGTQQLSQIEGLRLIGTAAEKVSVLSFTLEGIHPYDMAPVLDREGVAVRTGHHCAQPVMDRFHIPATVRASVAMYNTREDIDALIAALAKVRRMFAGL comes from the coding sequence ATGAACCCGACCGTGACCCATCCCGACACGTCCTTCGACGTGCCGCGCGTGCGCGCCGACTTTCCAATCCTCGCCACGAAAGTCCACGGCAAGCCGCTCGTCTACCTCGACAACGCCGCGACCAGTCAGAAGCCCCAATGCGTCATCGACGCCATCGATGACTACTACCGCTCGACGAATGCGAATATCCACCGCGGCGTCCACTATCTCGCTGAAAAAGCGACCGAGGCCTACGAAGGCGCCCGCGCGAAAATGGCTCGTTTTCTCGGTGCGGATCACGCGCACGAGATCATCTTCACCCGCGGCACCACCGAGAGCATCAATCTCGTCGCCCAATCGTTCGGCCGCTCGACGCTCAAGCCCGGCGACGAAGTGCTCATCACCTGGCTCGAGCATCATTCCAACATCGTCCCCTGGCAGATGGTCTGCGAACAGACCGGCGCGACGCTCATGGTCGTTCCCATCAATGACCGCGGCGAACTGGACATGAACGCGTTCGAGTCGCTGCTGACCGAGCGTACGAAGATCGTCGCGGTCAATCATATTTCCAACGCGCTGGGCACGATCAATCCGATCAAGCGCATCATCGATCGGGCGCATCAGGCCGGGGCTGTCGTGCTCATCGACGGTGCGCAAGCCGCTCCGCATCTGAAGATCGACGTACGGGCGCTCGGCTGCGACTTCTACGCCTTGTCCGGTCACAAGATGTACGGCCCGACCGGCATCGGCATCCTGTGGGGCCGCGAAGCGCTATTGGAAAAGATGCCCCCTTATCAAGGCGGCGGCGACATGATCGCTTCGGTGACATTCCAGAAAACCGTCTACAACAATCTGCCGTATAAATTCGAAGCCGGCACGCCACATATCTGCGGCGGCATCGCGCTGGGCGTCGCCGCCGACTACCTCGCCGCGATCGACTACACCGCCATGAACGCCCATGAACACGCGCTCACCGAATATGGCACGCAGCAGCTTTCGCAAATCGAAGGCCTGCGCCTCATCGGCACCGCCGCCGAAAAAGTCAGCGTACTCTCGTTCACGCTCGAAGGCATTCATCCCTACGACATGGCCCCGGTGCTTGATCGCGAGGGCGTGGCCGTGCGGACCGGGCATCATTGTGCCCAGCCGGTGATGGATCGCTTTCATATTCCCGCCACCGTCCGCGCGTCCGTGGCGATGTACAACACGCGCGAAGACATCGACGCCCTGATCGCCGCACTCGCCAAAGTCCGCCGCATGTTCGCGGGACTTTGA
- the sufC gene encoding Fe-S cluster assembly ATPase SufC, which translates to MTTPLIEIKNLHASVDGKPILKGINLAIHPGEVHSIMGPNGSGKSTLANVLAGKEDYEITDGQVIYHGKNLLEMEPDERACKGLFLAFQYPVEIPGVSSMQFLRAAVNAVRKYRGLDELDAMKLLTLFREKAKLVEIDLDMLKRAVNEGFSGGEKKRHEIFQLALLEPTFAVLDETDSGLDIDALRIVADGVNKMRSPDRAFLVITHYQRLLEYIVPDFVHVLVDGRIVHSGDKELALELESKGYGWVEKQPAAASSPATAGAR; encoded by the coding sequence GCAAGCCCATCCTCAAGGGCATCAACCTCGCCATCCACCCCGGCGAAGTCCACTCCATCATGGGTCCCAACGGCTCCGGCAAGAGTACCCTCGCCAACGTCCTCGCCGGCAAGGAAGACTACGAAATCACCGACGGCCAGGTCATCTACCACGGCAAGAACCTCCTGGAAATGGAGCCCGACGAACGCGCCTGCAAAGGTCTGTTCCTCGCCTTCCAGTACCCCGTGGAAATTCCGGGGGTCAGCTCCATGCAATTCCTCCGCGCCGCCGTCAATGCCGTCCGCAAATATCGCGGACTTGATGAGCTTGACGCCATGAAGCTCCTGACGCTCTTCCGCGAAAAAGCCAAGCTGGTCGAAATCGATCTGGACATGCTCAAGCGGGCCGTCAATGAAGGTTTCTCCGGCGGCGAGAAGAAACGCCACGAAATCTTCCAACTCGCCCTGCTCGAGCCGACCTTCGCTGTCCTCGATGAAACCGACTCGGGCCTCGACATCGACGCCCTCCGCATCGTCGCCGATGGCGTCAACAAGATGCGCTCCCCCGACCGCGCCTTCCTTGTCATCACGCATTACCAGCGCCTTCTCGAATACATCGTCCCCGACTTCGTCCATGTCCTCGTCGACGGCCGCATCGTTCACAGCGGCGACAAGGAACTGGCCCTCGAACTCGAAAGCAAGGGGTACGGCTGGGTCGAGAAGCAGCCCGCCGCAGCCAGCTCCCCCGCCACCGCCGGCGCCCGCTAA